A stretch of the Photobacterium sp. CCB-ST2H9 genome encodes the following:
- a CDS encoding phosphatase PAP2 family protein: protein MTVTVLAPIQRFDYAFSSLCLCHRFNQPVATLSRLISRSGDGPLYVMFGLLAWGLDGQQGGQVLAIGLLAFLLELPVYLVLKNTFKRNRPARLPSFIQPSDKYSLPSGHTAAAFLMASLISTFYPAAAWIVWPWAMLIGFSRVLLGVHFITDIVAGALLGMMCFDVVKGAI, encoded by the coding sequence ATGACTGTGACCGTATTGGCACCCATCCAGCGCTTTGATTACGCCTTTTCCAGTTTATGTTTGTGTCACCGCTTCAATCAGCCGGTGGCGACGCTGAGCCGTCTGATTTCACGCTCCGGTGATGGCCCGCTTTATGTCATGTTTGGCCTGCTGGCCTGGGGACTGGACGGTCAGCAGGGCGGTCAGGTACTGGCGATTGGCCTGCTGGCTTTTCTGCTGGAATTACCTGTCTATCTGGTTCTGAAAAATACCTTTAAACGAAACCGGCCGGCCCGGCTTCCCAGTTTCATCCAGCCTTCGGACAAATACAGTCTGCCTTCCGGACATACGGCGGCGGCTTTTCTGATGGCTTCCCTCATCTCAACGTTTTACCCGGCAGCAGCCTGGATCGTCTGGCCCTGGGCGATGCTCATTGGGTTCTCCCGTGTGCTGCTGGGTGTGCACTTTATTACCGACATTGTGGCAGGCGCGCTGCTTGGCATGATGTGTTTTGATGTCGTCAAGGGGGCGATATGA
- the leuA gene encoding 2-isopropylmalate synthase, which produces MNNDQVIIFDTTLRDGEQALSASLTVKEKLQIAYALERLGVDVIEAGFPVSSPGDFESVQTIAKHIKNSRVCALSRAVANDIDVAAESLKVAEAFRIHTFISTSTIHVQDKLRRSYDDVIEMGVAAVKRARKYTDDVEFSCEDAGRTPIDNLCRMVEAAIKAGATTVNIPDTVGYTLPSEFGGIITQLFNRVPNIDKAVISVHCHDDLGMSVANSMSAVQAGARQVEGTINGIGERAGNCALEEIAMIIKTRAELLGVTTNIKHEEISRTSRLVSQLCNMPIQSNKAIVGANAFSHSSGIHQDGVLKNKNTYEIMTPESIGLKNQALNLTSRSGRAAVKSHMDAMGYTEQDYSLDTLYADFLKLADRKGQVFDYDLEALMYFANLRAEDDFYKLNYLSVQSGSVMATTSIKLQCGEEEKCEAAVGNGPVDALYQCIYRLTGYEIVLEKFELTAKGEGEDGLGQADIIANYKGRKYHGTGLATDIVEASGQALLHVINSIHRAEQIEEIKQKAKMETV; this is translated from the coding sequence ATGAACAACGATCAGGTCATCATTTTCGACACCACCTTGCGCGACGGCGAACAGGCGTTGTCCGCCAGCTTAACCGTCAAAGAAAAATTGCAGATCGCTTATGCGCTGGAGCGCCTGGGCGTTGATGTGATTGAAGCCGGTTTCCCGGTTTCCTCGCCGGGCGATTTTGAATCGGTCCAGACCATTGCAAAGCACATCAAAAACAGCCGGGTCTGCGCCTTGTCCCGAGCCGTCGCCAATGACATTGATGTCGCCGCCGAGTCATTAAAAGTTGCCGAAGCCTTCCGTATCCACACCTTCATTTCCACCTCCACCATCCATGTTCAGGACAAACTGCGCCGCAGCTACGATGATGTCATCGAGATGGGCGTTGCCGCCGTCAAACGCGCCCGCAAGTACACGGATGATGTGGAATTTTCCTGTGAAGATGCTGGCCGGACACCGATTGATAACCTGTGCCGCATGGTCGAAGCTGCCATCAAAGCCGGTGCCACCACAGTCAACATCCCGGACACCGTGGGTTACACCCTGCCCAGCGAATTCGGCGGCATCATTACCCAATTGTTCAACCGGGTGCCAAACATTGATAAAGCAGTGATTTCCGTCCACTGCCACGACGATCTGGGGATGTCCGTTGCCAACTCCATGTCAGCCGTACAGGCCGGTGCCCGTCAGGTCGAAGGTACCATCAACGGCATTGGCGAACGCGCCGGGAACTGCGCACTGGAAGAAATCGCCATGATCATCAAAACCCGGGCAGAGTTGCTGGGTGTCACCACTAATATCAAGCATGAGGAAATTTCCCGCACCAGCCGCCTGGTCAGCCAGTTGTGCAACATGCCGATTCAGTCCAACAAAGCCATTGTCGGTGCCAATGCCTTCAGCCACTCCTCCGGTATTCATCAGGACGGCGTTCTGAAGAACAAGAACACATACGAAATCATGACCCCTGAATCCATCGGTCTGAAGAATCAGGCGCTGAACCTGACCAGCCGTTCCGGCCGCGCCGCAGTGAAGAGCCATATGGATGCCATGGGCTACACCGAGCAGGACTACAGCCTGGATACCCTGTATGCCGACTTCCTGAAACTGGCCGACCGCAAGGGTCAGGTCTTCGACTACGACTTAGAAGCCCTGATGTACTTCGCTAACCTGCGTGCAGAAGACGATTTCTACAAACTGAACTACCTGAGCGTCCAGTCTGGCAGCGTGATGGCAACCACCAGCATCAAACTGCAATGCGGTGAAGAAGAGAAATGCGAAGCCGCCGTCGGAAACGGTCCGGTCGACGCCCTGTATCAATGCATTTACCGCCTGACCGGCTACGAGATTGTGCTGGAGAAATTCGAACTGACAGCCAAAGGTGAAGGGGAAGACGGTCTGGGTCAGGCCGATATCATCGCCAACTACAAGGGCCGTAAATACCACGGCACCGGTCTGGCGACCGACATTGTTGAAGCCTCAGGTCAGGCGTTGCTGCATGTGATTAACAGCATTCACCGCGCCGAACAAATCGAAGAAATTAAACAAAAAGCGAAAATGGAGACTGTATAA
- the leuO gene encoding transcriptional regulator LeuO: MARRGMSFQAADNMTMGSGLRNIDLNLLTVFDAVMQEQNITRAAHNLGMSQPAVSNAVARLKSTFDDELFVRHGRGIQPTVRAKQLFGPVRQALQLIKNELPSAAFLPETSNRLFRVAVCSPLDMRFAPHILRQLADAAPKVQVALEAGVEIDLVQKLRYQELDFVIDYLRFDEQGVTSTELFRDELVVVAAGNHPRLQGTLNAEEFAGEKHAVLKSVPGARGFAETVYQLSPGCQVAYQGGSLSNILYVVGQSELIAVVPRWLAASMAETLSLQLLTLPFEGKSISGYLSWHDSSQKDKGHQWLREQLLAICEAETC, encoded by the coding sequence ATGGCGCGTAGAGGTATGTCTTTCCAAGCAGCAGACAATATGACCATGGGTTCGGGTCTGCGGAACATTGATCTGAATCTGCTGACAGTATTCGATGCGGTGATGCAGGAGCAGAATATCACCCGGGCAGCACATAATCTGGGTATGTCCCAGCCCGCAGTCAGTAATGCCGTTGCCCGACTGAAATCGACCTTCGATGATGAGCTGTTTGTCCGCCATGGAAGGGGAATTCAGCCGACGGTTCGGGCCAAGCAATTATTCGGTCCGGTCCGCCAGGCTTTGCAATTGATTAAGAATGAACTGCCGTCTGCAGCTTTCCTGCCGGAAACCTCGAACCGGCTGTTCAGAGTTGCGGTCTGCAGTCCGCTGGATATGCGCTTTGCGCCTCACATCCTGCGTCAGCTGGCAGATGCCGCTCCCAAAGTACAGGTTGCTCTGGAAGCCGGGGTTGAGATTGATCTGGTTCAGAAACTGCGTTATCAGGAGCTGGACTTTGTGATTGATTACCTGCGTTTTGACGAGCAGGGGGTCACCTCCACCGAGTTGTTCAGAGACGAACTGGTGGTCGTTGCCGCCGGAAATCATCCGCGTCTGCAGGGCACCCTCAACGCCGAAGAATTTGCCGGGGAAAAACATGCCGTACTGAAATCGGTTCCCGGTGCGAGAGGATTTGCCGAGACGGTGTACCAGCTGTCTCCTGGCTGCCAGGTCGCTTATCAGGGCGGAAGCCTGAGCAATATTCTCTATGTGGTCGGTCAGTCTGAACTGATCGCTGTGGTGCCAAGGTGGCTGGCGGCTTCTATGGCAGAGACACTGTCGCTGCAGTTACTGACATTGCCGTTTGAAGGGAAAAGTATCAGCGGTTATCTGAGCTGGCACGATTCATCGCAAAAAGATAAAGGCCATCAGTGGTTGCGTGAGCAGCTGCTGGCAATCTGTGAAGCTGAAACCTGCTGA
- a CDS encoding long-chain fatty acid--CoA ligase, whose product MSQLEYHIVHRIRQQINRLGPNTALRYPQDGQWRDISWHALGEQVHQLALALLVQGVGVQDKIGIFSPNMVRWTIADLATLYLRGVTVPIYPTSTPQQAAYIINNADIRVLFVGEKAQLDAALAVAAECPQLERIVLMEGDCETEVPQVCDYAQFVSESTQADPDELAARLDDCRMDDLLTLIYTSGTTGTPKGVMLDYANFAAQLEGHDQRLALSQGDVSLCFLPLSHVFERAWTFYVLHRGGINCYLTDTNAVREALVEVRPHVMSAVPRVYEKIYGAVQAKVAKAPVHRSALFHAAVAIGSRMAACRQQQRPPSALLKLAHRAADKLVLSKLRDVLGGRIKFMPCGGAKLDAGIGRFFHAIGINVKLGYGMTETTATISCWDDGAFNADSVGTVMPGAEVRIGENNEILVRGPMVMRGYYKLPEETAANFTEDGFLKTGDAGAFDTQGNLFITDRIKELMKTSGGKYIAPQVIEGAIGKDTLIEQIAVIADARKFVSALVVPCFETLESHARELNIKYHNRLELLKNSQILAMVEKRIAELQKDLAKFEQVKKFTLLPKAFSMDDGELTPTQKLRRKVILERYHKQIEAMYKESHRKEPPQH is encoded by the coding sequence ATGTCACAACTCGAGTACCACATCGTTCACCGCATCCGGCAGCAAATCAATCGTCTGGGACCGAACACAGCACTTCGTTATCCGCAGGATGGTCAGTGGCGGGATATCAGCTGGCACGCGCTGGGGGAACAGGTGCATCAGCTGGCGCTGGCGTTGCTGGTTCAGGGAGTCGGTGTTCAGGATAAAATCGGTATTTTCTCTCCGAATATGGTGCGCTGGACTATCGCTGATCTGGCAACCCTTTATCTGCGCGGTGTGACGGTGCCGATATACCCGACCAGTACGCCTCAGCAGGCGGCTTACATCATCAACAATGCCGATATCCGGGTGCTGTTTGTGGGGGAAAAGGCACAGCTTGATGCGGCGCTGGCTGTTGCCGCCGAATGTCCGCAACTCGAGCGCATTGTGCTGATGGAAGGGGACTGTGAAACGGAAGTACCGCAGGTATGTGATTATGCTCAGTTTGTCTCTGAGTCGACGCAGGCTGATCCGGATGAATTGGCGGCACGACTGGATGACTGCCGGATGGACGATTTGCTGACCCTGATTTATACCTCGGGGACCACAGGCACGCCGAAAGGGGTGATGCTGGATTATGCCAACTTCGCAGCTCAGCTTGAAGGTCATGATCAGCGACTGGCCCTCAGTCAGGGAGATGTATCTCTGTGCTTCCTGCCGCTGTCCCATGTGTTCGAGCGGGCCTGGACCTTTTATGTGTTACACCGGGGCGGCATAAACTGCTACCTGACGGACACCAATGCCGTGCGTGAAGCGCTGGTCGAAGTGCGGCCACACGTGATGTCCGCAGTGCCGCGTGTCTATGAGAAAATTTACGGAGCCGTGCAGGCTAAAGTTGCCAAAGCGCCGGTTCACCGTAGTGCACTGTTTCATGCTGCGGTTGCGATAGGCAGCCGGATGGCAGCGTGCCGTCAACAGCAGCGACCTCCCTCTGCGTTGCTGAAGTTGGCGCACAGAGCGGCAGACAAGCTGGTGCTGTCGAAACTGCGGGATGTGCTGGGCGGCCGGATCAAGTTTATGCCGTGCGGCGGTGCCAAACTGGATGCAGGTATTGGTCGTTTCTTCCATGCGATCGGAATTAACGTCAAGCTGGGCTACGGCATGACGGAAACGACGGCCACTATTTCCTGCTGGGATGACGGGGCGTTTAATGCAGACTCTGTCGGAACCGTGATGCCCGGTGCAGAAGTCAGGATTGGCGAGAATAACGAAATTCTGGTCCGGGGGCCGATGGTCATGCGGGGGTATTATAAACTGCCGGAAGAAACAGCCGCGAACTTTACCGAGGACGGCTTCCTGAAAACCGGTGATGCCGGGGCCTTTGATACGCAGGGCAATCTGTTCATTACCGATCGGATCAAAGAACTGATGAAAACCTCAGGCGGGAAATATATTGCCCCGCAGGTGATTGAGGGAGCGATTGGTAAGGATACCCTGATCGAACAGATTGCTGTGATTGCGGATGCCCGGAAGTTTGTGTCTGCGCTGGTGGTCCCTTGTTTTGAGACCCTGGAAAGCCATGCCCGGGAGTTGAATATTAAGTATCACAACCGGTTGGAATTGCTGAAAAACAGCCAGATTCTGGCGATGGTTGAAAAACGGATTGCCGAGCTGCAGAAAGATCTGGCCAAATTTGAGCAGGTGAAGAAATTTACCCTGTTACCGAAAGCTTTTTCTATGGATGATGGTGAGCTGACTCCGACACAGAAGCTGCGCCGTAAGGTCATTCTTGAGCGCTACCACAAGCAAATTGAAGCCATGTACAAAGAGAGTCACCGGAAAGAGCCGCCGCAGCACTGA
- a CDS encoding MJ1255/VC2487 family glycosyltransferase, whose amino-acid sequence MKILYGVQGTGNGHISRAREMARAFSELGVAVDFHFSGRAADQYFDMDCFGDYRTAKGLTFVTEQGKVNQWKTFCQNSLVNFWREVKALDLSGYDLVLNDFEPVSAWAARRQGVRTLGLSHQSAFLFDVPKEGEGWLDRQLIRYFAPTDQQIGLHWYHFGASILPPIVPRSHTPPPATDGSVLVYLPFEDLQQVLALLHRFSDVTFYCYHPSVKQDVRHGNVHVCALSRTGFHQRLAVCDGVIANGGFELPSESIALGKKLLLKPLQGQYEQMSNVATLELMGLAASMHALDAGALRNWLASHSPGQVVWPDVALAVAQWVQEGETQTAQDLCQSLWEPISFPEPVLETVRDLGPAADSTGLKSIITGIY is encoded by the coding sequence ATGAAGATACTTTACGGCGTCCAGGGGACGGGAAATGGCCATATATCCCGCGCGAGGGAAATGGCGCGGGCATTTTCAGAGCTGGGAGTGGCGGTTGATTTCCATTTCTCAGGCCGGGCGGCGGATCAGTACTTCGACATGGATTGTTTCGGTGATTACCGTACCGCAAAAGGACTGACCTTTGTCACGGAACAGGGTAAGGTCAATCAGTGGAAAACGTTTTGTCAAAATTCCCTGGTGAACTTCTGGCGGGAAGTGAAAGCACTGGATCTCAGCGGTTATGATCTGGTGCTGAATGATTTTGAACCGGTCTCAGCCTGGGCAGCACGCCGGCAGGGTGTTCGTACACTCGGACTCAGCCATCAGAGCGCATTTTTATTTGATGTGCCCAAAGAAGGGGAAGGCTGGCTGGACCGGCAGCTAATCCGTTATTTTGCACCCACCGACCAGCAAATCGGCCTGCACTGGTATCACTTCGGTGCATCGATCCTGCCCCCGATCGTCCCGCGGTCACATACGCCGCCGCCCGCGACTGACGGTTCGGTACTGGTTTACCTGCCGTTTGAAGACCTGCAACAGGTGCTGGCACTGCTGCATCGTTTCTCTGACGTCACGTTTTATTGTTATCACCCTTCAGTCAAACAGGATGTGCGCCATGGCAATGTCCATGTCTGCGCGCTCAGCCGGACCGGGTTCCATCAGCGACTGGCGGTGTGCGACGGCGTGATCGCCAACGGTGGGTTTGAATTACCGTCTGAATCCATTGCCCTGGGCAAAAAACTGTTGCTGAAACCGCTTCAGGGACAATACGAACAAATGAGTAATGTGGCGACTCTCGAGCTGATGGGACTGGCAGCCAGTATGCATGCTTTGGATGCCGGAGCGTTGCGGAACTGGCTTGCAAGCCATTCGCCGGGGCAGGTTGTCTGGCCGGATGTTGCACTGGCCGTCGCGCAATGGGTGCAGGAGGGGGAAACGCAAACGGCACAGGATTTGTGCCAGTCGTTATGGGAGCCGATCAGTTTTCCGGAGCCTGTACTTGAAACCGTCAGAGATCTGGGGCCGGCAGCCGATTCCACCGGACTGAAATCAATAATCACTGGTATTTATTGA